In Orcinus orca chromosome 15, mOrcOrc1.1, whole genome shotgun sequence, the DNA window TCATGGCCCTCAGTGGACAGTTTCCTTCCAGGCTGAGACCTGAAGCTTCTGCTCACAAGTGGTGAGTATGTGCATGCACCTCATGGCCTCCTCGCTGGTTCCTGTGTTCTCTGAGGATAAGGCAGGTTGGGTTGACGCATCCCCTGGGCCTGCCCCTCCTTGTCCCCACCTCAGCCCAGGGGGCAGCACAGTGGAAACTTCTGGACCCGATTCACCAACTCCCCAGAGAACCTGCCCTTAGCTCCAATCCTTCTGGCCGGATGCTTCCAATCAGTTCCCCTTGCCCCCAGGGAAGGTGGTGCCCTTTCTCTGATAGCAGTGGGGACATGGGGAAAAGTGGAGCATCAAATAGAAGCAGAGAAGAATGAAGACCACCCTTGGTCCCCACCTTCTGGAGTGGGAGCCCCCAGAGGACCATGGGAGGAAGCAGCACGGCAGCCCTGTGACCTGAGACAAGGGGACACTCTGAGTCTCAGTGACTCTTCTGTGAATGGGGTGAATGTGGACACGCCCTCCCAGGGAGGCCCCTCAGAAGTGAGAAGCGCTGGGGAAAGATACAGAGGGGGACCCTCAGCTGGGATACGCTGACCCCACCCTCCACAAAGGGCTGACCCCAGGGACACAGTCTGCCTGCAGGGACACCTTGTGGGGCCCTGCTTCTCAGCCCTGGCTCTTCGCTGGACCCTCCGCAGCCCTGCCAGCCGATGCTGACCTGAGCCTCCCCTAAAGGGTTCgcaccctcccccccacccccccagccagGGAAACATGTCTgcaaagagggaggagaggcGGGCTTGGTTCCTTGGTTGTGCTTTCACTTCTAaaacatcctttttcttttcttctatgaaCATTTTAATGAGGAGTTGaacaaaagatagaaaaaataacattctgatggctttttttttaatttaagaagcaGGCTTTTCTTGAGACTTTCATACAAGGCAATGGGTGAGTAAGGCTAAACTCCTAAAGAAAACGCGTACTGATGATGGAGCAGAAAAAGGCACTTCTCCCAAAACCTGCTGGTTACCAGCCTGTCAGCCTCTCGGGGGCTACTTGCTCTGCTTTCTTCTGGAAACAGGTCCATTCAGACCTAAGCACTGCTGCCCTCGAGGCCAGGAGGACTGGGATGGCCGAGTGTTCCGAGCATTGGTGCATGGAGCGGGCGCTGCGCACAAAGTGAGGAGGGCTTGGTGGTGGGTCCGCCTGTGGGGCGCAGGTGGCTAGAGGCCACCACCCCAGTGGGGAGCTGCACTCGCTCTCCCTGGAGGGACATGTGATCCAGCAGGTGGACTGAGACCAGGCCTCTGTGGCCACCCGACTCCCCATAGTAGAATCCCTTGTCATCCGCAGGCCCATAGACAGTGACCACATCCCCCACCCTCAGTGACATCTTGCCCTTCACCAGGCCCCCTGCCGGCCCATCCCTGGGGTCATAGTCCAGAGCCGCCACCATGGTCTTTGGAATCCACAGTGAGGGCCTTCTGGGGCTCCCCTGCGGCAGGGGGAAGGAGCCCTGGGGGCCTCCAAGCCCCCCAAAGTCATCGAGGTGGGCCACGGAGGGCAGGTACCCTTGCCCCAGCAAATGCCACCTCCCACCAGTCCACTCCGTGCCCGTGTCCATCTTGTCCACCAGCTGCCTGGGGATGTTGCCCACTTGCCCATCGTGTTCGCCACGATAGAAGCCGTGGGTGTCCTGAGAGCCCCACACTCTCAGCAACTGCCCTTTCCGGAAGGTCAGCTCCTCCTCTGCAGCCTCGGGGGTGGCAGACATCACCAGGGGGATGTAATCAGAGAGGGCCACAAAGAGCTTGGCTGGAGGGTCTACCCTCGTTCCCAGCGGTGGGTCGCCACCCCTGGACATCCTGATGACCCTGCTGGATGGAGCAGGACACAGTGCCAAGCTGGGCTCCTGGAACCAGCCCTCTCTCTTGCCCCCCAGAGCCTGACCTGGCCTGCTCTGTCTCCTgagctccttcctctgctctcgCCCCTCTCTGCCCCATAGACCGAAGCGCCCTGCCTCCTCCTGCAGAATGTCACAGAAGTCAGACACGTATTGCTGGCTGGTGCCCAGCTGGGGAGGGGTGAATGCTGGAGCATTTTGCTTTTGTCTGAGGACCTTCTCAAGGGCAGCCTTCTCCTGACATGGCTCTTTCCTGGGTCCACACTCAGGGGACCGACAGATGACTCCTGCAGCAGGGCTTTGGCTGGTGCCCATGTGCCGGTACTGGTCCTCTTCCCCCCGAGACTGGCCCCGGGGCAGAGGTGGCCTGTGGTTCCGGGGACTCTTCTGGAAGAGCTGGTCCTTTCTGGAGAGCTCCCGGGCCTCTGTGGGCCTCTGGGCTTGGCTGTCTGACCCTGCACTTGGAAATTCTCCGTCTGAACTCAGTCTGGGCTTCAGGGACTGCCTCCTTGGGGGTTCTTCAGGGAATGCTTCTAGAAACTTGGCCTGGGGCTCCCCGCAGCTTCCGGGGCTGTGGGGACTGGCCTTGGCCCTCGGGGGAGTCAGCACCAGCCTCTGAGGGCAGATGGGGAAGGTCATTCTGCCAGTGGACGGGTCCCCACAGGTGCAGCTAAAGGGAGACATCTCTGGCAATCGGAGACAGGTGACGCAGTTGTGAGGGATCTGAGCCGGCACTGAATCCACGGATTCTCCACAGAACGACATGGTTCTCACCGAGATATTCTGGCACATCGGTGGCAGCTGGAGCTGGGAAAATTCCAACAGGATGCTCCCGGCGGTGGCATCGGCCACCTCTGCCACCTTGAGTCCATCGGCATACACAGCATAGCCGGTGACCTGGACTCCGTTGGAGGACCCAGCTGAGTCGATGGTCACGGGGAGCCAGCTGACCACCAGGAGGCCCGGTGAGGCATGGCGCTCCACCAGCACGTCCAGTGGAGGGTCAGGGGGGCCCGCCAAGGGTGTGTTGAAGGTGATGGTTGAGGACATTGTTTCCCAGCGCTCCGGCAGCAAGTCCCACGGTGGGTGCACCTCCACCCTCACCTGGTACCTCGTGCCGGGATGCAGGTGGTGGAAGGTGTAGCGGCTCACGCCCGCTAGGGTCAGGGCACACTCCAGGTCATCCAGGTACACCATGTGGGGGTGGCTGCTGCCAACCCAGGTGATCTCGGCCGACGTGGCTGCAACACTCTTCAGGTAAAGTTGCGTAGGGGCCACACAAAAGACACTGTTGGTCCCCAGAAGAGATCTGGAGAAGCCCCGCTTGCCCATGCTCTGCTGAGAGCCCAGCCGGCCATCTTCCATCTTGGCATCTGAGATTTCTATTGCCACTTCGGTCTTGGAGCCCACCCTCACCGTTGTCGCGTGTGGCCCCCTGTCCACTGTCCCCTGGGCTTTCCCAGGTACTAAGCTGTGACCAGTGTCTTCCTTCGAAGCTTTGCCCTGCCCAGCCGGGAGTCGAGTGGGGCCAAGGTCAGGGAACTCATGGAGCAGGCAGCCCAGGATGTCACTATCTGAAATCTGCTCCACCAGGTTGGACTGCACCAGCCCCTGCCGGCCGTCCTCAAGCTCCCCTTTGTAGAAGCCGTCCTCATCCATGTCCCCAAAGACATACACGTAATCCCCAGCAGTGAGCAGCAGTTTGCTCTCGGGGTGCTTGTTGGGCCCTTCAAATGGGTTGTAGCTATACCGAGCCAGAAAGATCTTGAGCTTGGGGGTGGTGGGGGCCTCCGAACCCCCCACTTCCAGGGTTGAGGACACGCTATAGGGCTCCAGATCTTCCACTTCACTGGCTGTGTCCACGTCCAGAGTAGGGCAGGATGGCACAGGAGCCCACATGGACTCCACCTCAGAGGAGGAGTTCGACTGGGAGCTGGTTTTCTTGGCCTGGGGCCTGGAGTCCAGAGGTCGGCTGCTTGGGACTCTGTCTGGCACTTTGGGGGCACTGGTTGCCTCCCCGAGGGCAACTGGGTTCTCCAGCAGGAAGTCTTCCTTCTCCTGTTTGGCTCTGCTAGGCTGAGACGATGCTTGGTCCTCAGGCCCTAGCTGCAACTTGGTTCTTCCACTGCTTCTCACTTGGGACTCCGGGGCTGGCGGGGCCTCGCGGGGTTCCTGGGGAGGGTGACCAGGCTGACACTGCAGTGCCCGCATCTCCTCCCAGGCCGTCTGGAGATCACACAGGGCCTTCTGCTGGTCGTGCAGCAGCTGTTGCTGCCTGTCCTGCCCTCGTGCCGCCTGCTGCAACAGCTGCCTCGCCAGCAAGCCGGCGGCGTTGCGCTCCCGGCACGCGAGGCCCAGCTGCCCGCGCACGTCTTTGTTCTCGGCCGCCACCTTTCCCATCCAGTCGGCCTGGGCCTGCAGCCGCGCGTTCTCCTTCGCCAGCCAGGCGCCTTCGCGGAGCGCCGCCTGCAGCCTCGCCTCGGCCTTCTCGCCGCGtcgccgcgccgccgccgcctgcgCGCCCAGCTCCGCGCACTCTCGCCGCTGCGCGCTCAGCTCGCGCTCCAGTGCCTGTACTTGGCTCCGCGCCTCCTCGCATGGCGCGCTCTGGCCGCCCGCCTCCGCCCGGGCGCTGCTGGTGGCCTGCTGCAGGGTCAACTGCCTCTGCAGGCGCAGCACCTCCCGCTGGGACTCGCGTTGCAGCCGGTCCAGGTCTCTGACGTTGAGCCACTGGGCGCAGGCGGCGCCCCCCGCAGCGAGCGGGGCGCTGCTGAGTCCCGAGGCGATGCGCGCCTGCAGTAGGTGGCACTCCTGCCGCAGCTCTTCGATCTGCTTGTCCTTGTCCAGCAGCACGCTAGCCTGCTCCGACAAGTCCCGCGCACGCTGGCGGGCGAAGGCCTGGCACAGCTCCAGGCCCGCGCGGCTCTCGCCGGGCACAGGCGCGCTCACAGCACGCTGGTTGGTCTCCTGCAGCTTGTGGGCCCGGTCCTCCAGGCGCCGCGCGAGGTCGGTCAGCTCGGCATGCTTCACCTTGAGCCGCTTCACCTTCTTGTCCGCCTTGTcggagaagcccacgcgccgcagcTGCAGGTTCTCTTCGCGCAGGCCGGAGCAGCGGCGCGCCAGGACCTGCAGCGCCTCGGACAGCTCCAAGTTCTGCTTCAGCAGCTCGCTGTAGTCCGGGCCCGGCGGCAGGGGGTTCAGGGCTTCGCAGGGCTGACTCCCGGACTCTTCCCCTCCTCGCGGGTCGCTAGGTCTCCTGCGCTCCGATAGTGGCGGCGAGGGGCTCAGGGACCCCGGGATGGAGGCGTCTGGAGAGGAGGATTCGGGGGCCTTGGGGCGACTCAGGGTGCTGTCGAGCGAGAGGGAACGCGCTGGTGCCAAGGAATCGAGGGAGCTGGCGCGCGCGGGGAGCACGCTGTCCGGGGAGTTGGAGCACGCCGCGGGCACCCGGTCGAGGGAGCGGGAGCGCGCGCGGGCGCCCGCGCTCAGGCCGTCAAGGGGTTCTAGTCGACATGAGGACTTGGCGGCGGCCTCAGGAGGTGGCTCTTCTGAAGAATGCGCGGCCTGGGGGTCGGGGGTGCCGGACAAGGCGGGGTGCCAGCGGAAGTGTTCCAGAATGTACTTGAGGAAGAGCTGGCGCTCCACGTCGAGTGCCGCCTGCAGGTGGCGGATGCGCGAGGCCTGCTCTCCGTTCGTTTCCCAGCGGAGCTGCGCCAGCACTTCCTGCAGGCGACAGCGGCACTGCGCTGCGGCCTCTTCGGGCGCCCCCGCACGGCCGCAGTAGCCGCGGTTCATCAGCTCCTCTGCCAGCTGGCGCTGCAGCTCCCGGGCCTCGCGCACCACGCCATCGCGCTCGCGGTGCAGCAGCTGCTGCAGCTGTCGCATCTCGGCCTCCTTCCAGCGCAGCAGCTGCCGGATCTCGGCTTCGCGCTCCCGCAGCACCTCCTCCTGCAGCTGCCGCAGCTCCCGGCTGCGCTGCGCCTCCCACTTGGAGCGCAGGTGATCAACCAGCTGTTGCCGTTCCTGCTCGGCCTCCTCCCGCTGCTGCCGCGCTTGGGCAGCGAAGCGCCGCCGCTCCTCCCGCCCGCGCGCCCGCTCCGCCTCCAGCTCGGCCCGCAGCTTCTCCAGCTCGGCCCGCAGCTTCTCCAGCTCACGCCTCTGCTCCtccagcgccgccgccgccgccgggcccGGAGTAGCCGGCTTCTTGGGTGTCACGCGGCCGCCGCCAGAAGGGCTGGGCGAGTCCTTGGTCATGGTGGTCGCGGCCAGGCAAGACGCCTGACCTCTCTTGGCCCAGGCCGCCGCTCGCCAACGGCCGCTGCCCTGGCCGCGGTCAACCGTCCCGCGCGCCCCTTCCGGGGTCCCTGAGGGTTCCCGCGCGCCCCTTCCGCCTCTGGGCGCGTTCTCCCACCCTCTGCAGTGGGTGCGGCTACCCCGTGCTCCTCTCCCGGCTGCCTATGTTGGCGCTGGGCTCTAGACACCCAGGCTAGACACAGCTCCTGTCCTTCCCAGGATGCCCACGAGTCTCGCTggccccaggcctctccctgaTCCTGGCACTATATCTCTTACGACCCACCCCGGCCCTCTTCCAGGCACTGGACAATCCCTTTCAGGCCAAGGAACCCGTGGGAAGCCTGAGCTGCTTCTCTGGGCATAGAGAAAGGGGGCTCAGTGTTTGGCTCAAGATCACCAATGGATTCAGGTGGTGTGGTGGCTGGAAACTGCAACAGGATATGCCCAAACTTGGGGGTGTGCCCTGGGCTCACCCAGAGGAGGGGGCATCTGGCTCCTGCATCTCCACTGTGCCTACCCATCCAAGGACCCCTTCCAAGGACTGTTTAAACCTcctatacccattttacagagaagtcTCAAGTCCATGACCTGGGCATGGTGCCAGCCGAGACAGGGGACAAGTGTTCCTTCGAGGACCATAGCCCTGGCCTGTGATTACTTGGTTCATTTTCACAATCATCCCGCAAGGACGCTCAGAGAGATAAGGGCCTCCCCACAGTCACATGGCCCAGAAGTAGCTAAGTTGGAATTCAAACCTGCAAAATTATACCTCCAGATTCCATGGGCACTCTGATGCCCATCTGGTCAATCTCAGGGTCGCAGGTGGGAGGACCCCTACCCAGTCTTTCTCTCAGTGGGGAGCCTTACATTTCATATCTGCAGAAGGATAAGAGGGTCAAGTGGAACCCAGAGACTGGGACGGCCAgttggagaggcagggagggaggtgaAGGATGGGGCCACCATGAGGGCCCAACCTGCCCTTTGGTCAGACTCAGGAGTGCCCGGGGCTACCTGCTTTCCCAAAAAGTAAAGCCAAAGGCCTGTATGGGCCCTGCTGGGTCCCCACACCACCTCCCTGGATACAGCAAGGCCAGAGAACTTTCCATGGCTTTCCAAGGGGCAGTGTGTCAGATGGTTAGGGCTGGTGGGACTTTGGAAGCAAATAGTCCTTAAGCTTTTCGAGCTGCTCccatgttctcatctgtaaaatgggctaataaTGCAGCTCCctcccttgctgtgtgacctcccAGAGTTTcctgacctctctgagcatcCATTTCCTCTGTGAGGTTTCAAGGAGGTAAGAGTATACAGTGCCCAGAGCAAGGCTCTCTAGCAGCTCACTGATTTTAATTCTAGTCCCTCTttcacagctaaggaaactgaggtctgcaAGGTAGGAATTTGGCTGAAGTCAGGCAGGGCCTCCATGGTGGAGGCAGCCCAGGTACTCTCTGAGTTCCCTGGGACTCACTCCATATACCTCAGGGCAGGTGGGAAGCCTCAGAGTCTGGGGCATCCATCCAGGCTTTGCCACTTTTTGGCTGAGGGACCACAGATGACTTCACCTCTCAGCCTCTTCACAATGTGTATATTGGTAGCACCAGCCTCCCAGGGTTGGAGGCACACCAGGGCTCTGTTGGCCGAGCGCTGGGTGTATAGTAGGTGCTGCACTGAGGTCTGTGCAAGTTCCTATCTCCCCATCTAGGGCTTGGCCTGGACCTTCACAAGCTTCTTCCAGGAGTCTGAAGAATTCCCCTGGCTCAAaggcctctgggcctttgcatgcGTTGTTTCCCCTGCTGGGATGCCAACCTGGCCCGACACAAAGGTAACATGTGCCATGCTCCATGCTAATGCTTGCcattaggtatttatttatttatttatttgccataccaccatgaggcttgtgggatcttagttccccaatcagggattgaacctgcgccctcggcagtgaaagtgtggcgTCCTAGCCACTGTACCTCCAGAGAATTCCCTGCCATACAGTATTCAAaccacccatttcacagatgagaagtcCCAAGCCGCAGTGGGTTAAGAGTTCTGCTCAAGGTGACAGGCTGATTAGTGGGTTCCACACAACCTGGTTTTGTCCACTCACTTATTACTAACCTTATCTTATCCTTTGGCCTCTGCTTAGCagttcctcctccaggaagccttccctgactctccaggctgggctggggcgaCCCAGGACTCTGCAGCTCAGATCACACCACATGGTGCCTCTCCTTTTGGAGCAGGGATATGTCTAACACACAGGTGTGTCTCTGCCCAGAGTGGGCTCAGAGGAGGGGTAAGAAAGTCCCTCCCCAGAAAGGTGGTACCTGAATGGGGGAGGCAGACAGGCCAGGTGGCCAGGTGAGGATGTGCCCTTCacgccctgcctgcctgcctggcaCTGGGCAGCAAGGGTGAGGACCCCAGGTTCAAGGCTGCCCACTGGGGCCTTGGGCAGAGGCATCAGGCTGGCCGGGAGTGAGGCTCAGTTCTCAGGAGAGGTGTTGGCAGGATCGTAAGCTGTGGAACATGCGCGTGcctgcacgcacgcacgcacgtgtgcacacacacacacacacacacacacacacacacacacagagcttccCTTAGCCTGGCCACCTGTGTGGTTGGGAGCTTGGGACCCCTACTTAAGTCCGGCtcttccctgcccctcctgctGTGGTACCACATAGCTCCTGGGAAATGCGGATGGACATCTGGTACCCGGCCATTTGCATCCAGTCTTTAATGCTGTGATCCCATTAGCAACACCTCTGCTTCTCAGGGCATGGTGCCAACCTGGCCCGGTGGCACCTGGGCCCTCTCACAGCTTGGGCTCTGCTGCTCTGAGGATGGCTGTCTAACCACGAGCCACCCACCGGACACTCGGAGTGAATTTCCCACCCCCACCGCAGCCTCTCTTCTGTGACTGACCTTCCTGGGTTGCTCCTGGGGCAGGACAGACACATGGCCCTCTCACTTACACAGTACTTTCTCCAGGTAGGCAGGTAGATGACCTTGAACCCATCTCGCAGGTgggaaaaccgaggctcagagaagcacTTTCTGTGTTCATTCAGCACTTGGCTTTATGGGCTCCACCCTTTTTGTTGtactcatgtttttcttttttgttgttgttgttttttgttttgttttcttttttggggccacactgtgaggcttgtgggatctcagtttcctgaccagggattgaacccaggccctgggcagtgaaagcatggagtcctaaccactaagcCTCCAGGGAACTCCTAATACTCAAGTTTTTCAAACTAGGTTCCCTTGAACCCTGATGTGCCATGGGAGATGCCACTGGGCAGTGGCAAGTGGCAAGAACACAGGGAATTTTGGTTCCAGATGTTCTCTGTGAGAGGAGaggtggatgggagggaggggggaggttaGACACAGGGACAGTCCAGGTGGTCGTGGAGCCACGGGGAGCATGTCTTCACGGGACCCTCAGCACTGCTCTGTTTGACAGAGGCCGAGGCCCCGAGGCTCAGCGGGAGCAGGTGGCTTGCCAGGGCACGTGGGCAGCTGTGGCAAAGCTGGACGGTCGCCTCAGGGCACTGGGTGGGGCGCCACAGCCTGGATGTCCTGCTGCAGCCCCAAGCAGGGCTGCCAACAGTcagggcaggagggcaggctGCAACTGAGGAGGCGGACCCCAGCCTGAGTCCCTGGGAGCCCCACAGTGCCATCAAAGGCCCATCAGAGGCATCTGGAATGTGGTTGAGTGCATGAGCAAACTGTGCTGCCCTGGTACCCGGCTCCTGCCATCCCACACTTGTCACGTTGTGCACTGATTGTCCAGTGACCTGCCTGCCACCCCCATGGACTCTGAGCTTGGGGAACTTGACTGCTTTCTCTGGTCTCAGCTTTCTTCCCTAAAACATGAATGGGATAGATTATATGGGTAGTTTTCAAACTGGGCTCCTTTAGAGTCCGGGGCTCCTGGAAGATACTGTAGGGGTGGGAAGGATATGCCAGAGCTGAAGGGGAGACACTGCCCCTACAGGACATGGCCACTAATTCGTGTCATTTGTCAGGTTCTAAGGAGGACTTTGGTTGAATAGTGTTTTTTAATAGCGTTTAAAGAGGtatgctgggaattccctggcgttccagtggtttggactcagcagtgctgccactgcagggggcacgcaTTCCagccctggtcggagaactaagatcccacaagcctcatggcgcagccaaaaaaaaaaaaaaagaaggtgtgcTGCTGGCAacaagtttgagaacctctgggTTAGAGACACTCCTGTCTATTATGGGCACAGACACCACTGCCCCAACACCCCATGATTCCACTGATCCTGAGAGGGGGCACGTGCCCCTCACGTCTGGCTTCGCCCCACATCACCAGCCCTGTGCTCCATGTGTGACCTCTGGGTCGTGTGGGGTCCTGGGATGCTGATCCGCATCCCTCCTTTGCCACCCACGCCCCGCGTTTTGCAGAGCTTGAGGCCTTGGTGAGGGCCCTGGGCTCCATCCTGAGAGCCCCCTGGAGAGTTTTAAGCCCCCAACCTCTGTGGCCACAATAGCCCCAGCTTTCCAGCCCACTTCTCTTATGTGTGAGTCATCAATGTGTTTTCTGTCTGTTCTCTGATACCTCctcagcatctagaacagtggcCAGTACATGGTCCACGCTCAGTGAATACGCAACTAAATACGGAGGCAGGCTGACCAGGTGTGGCCTCCGTCCTCGTGGAGTTTACAGTCCAAGGGCAGACACAGGCATTAAACACAAATATGGCAAAGGGACGTAGTGAACTCGGAGTGTGGACCAGTGCTGGGGGCTGAGGGTGGTGCTAACGGGGAGAAGACCCCAGCTGAGCTGAGGCAGGAGAGCAAGGGCTGCCCAGAGCTGAGACTGGATGTCGGGCAGAGAGACCTGCCAAGCTCCCGGCCCCTCTCAGTCTGTCATGGTCCTTGTGTGCCTGAGGAGGGACTGGGGCTCAGAAGGGAAGGGTCACTCAGCCGCAGCCCACCCAGAGCTTCCTGCTCCAGGTTGTGGGAGGCCTGGCACCCCCAGCACCAGCCCTTCCTGGATGGATATATTCTCTGCCTCCACTCCTGGGCCCTGCTGCCTGCTCTGGCCAGTCCACGCCCTCCCGGGCAGGCAGGGACAGCGTGTGCCGGCTTCCAGCTCTCCGGCTGGGGCTCCCTGGCCTGCTGGGCTGGCCTCTCACCTGGCAGCCTCAGCCTCCCCACACATGTGCCCCCGTGGGTGGccagcccccccccaccccgcacatGACAGGCCTGACGCCTGAGGTCCCACCACAGCTGGGGAGGCTGGCACTGTCCtgttcagaggaggaaactgccTTGGCCCGTGCGACCCAAGTCTGAGCTCTGAACTGGTGCCGTCAGAGCCTGTCCATGGGCTCTGGCCACCCGGGTGCCATCGTAATCCCCAAGCTGCTGCCTCCTGAGGACCCCGCGGGGCTGCCAGCAGCGTCTTGACTTGCAGCTGCCCGCTGTTGCCAGGACAGAGCCATCCTCCGTCTTCTTCATCTGCATTCCTCTCCGCTCTGGGCCTATTCCGACCACCCTTCTCTCTCCATAGCCTGAAGCTCGAGGCCTTGTCCATCTCCCACTGACACTAGTGGCAAGACTTTTTGTCCAGTTATTTGGCCATTGCTCTAGGTCAGGGGACGGTCTTTCCTTCATCAAAGGGCACCCAGTCTGGCTGAGCACCCAGTCTGGTctgggcagagggtggggggcaggtgccATGTTAATTTCTTCATTCACTAAACAGAAATCCTCCAATGGGGTTtgtgaaggaagggaggaaggaaggatggaaggatggaaggaaggagggagagtagGGGGGCAtagcagggaaggagggaaagaggga includes these proteins:
- the LOC101288594 gene encoding RIMS-binding protein 3C produces the protein MTKDSPSPSGGGRVTPKKPATPGPAAAAALEEQRRELEKLRAELEKLRAELEAERARGREERRRFAAQARQQREEAEQERQQLVDHLRSKWEAQRSRELRQLQEEVLREREAEIRQLLRWKEAEMRQLQQLLHRERDGVVREARELQRQLAEELMNRGYCGRAGAPEEAAAQCRCRLQEVLAQLRWETNGEQASRIRHLQAALDVERQLFLKYILEHFRWHPALSGTPDPQAAHSSEEPPPEAAAKSSCRLEPLDGLSAGARARSRSLDRVPAACSNSPDSVLPARASSLDSLAPARSLSLDSTLSRPKAPESSSPDASIPGSLSPSPPLSERRRPSDPRGGEESGSQPCEALNPLPPGPDYSELLKQNLELSEALQVLARRCSGLREENLQLRRVGFSDKADKKVKRLKVKHAELTDLARRLEDRAHKLQETNQRAVSAPVPGESRAGLELCQAFARQRARDLSEQASVLLDKDKQIEELRQECHLLQARIASGLSSAPLAAGGAACAQWLNVRDLDRLQRESQREVLRLQRQLTLQQATSSARAEAGGQSAPCEEARSQVQALERELSAQRRECAELGAQAAAARRRGEKAEARLQAALREGAWLAKENARLQAQADWMGKVAAENKDVRGQLGLACRERNAAGLLARQLLQQAARGQDRQQQLLHDQQKALCDLQTAWEEMRALQCQPGHPPQEPREAPPAPESQVRSSGRTKLQLGPEDQASSQPSRAKQEKEDFLLENPVALGEATSAPKVPDRVPSSRPLDSRPQAKKTSSQSNSSSEVESMWAPVPSCPTLDVDTASEVEDLEPYSVSSTLEVGGSEAPTTPKLKIFLARYSYNPFEGPNKHPESKLLLTAGDYVYVFGDMDEDGFYKGELEDGRQGLVQSNLVEQISDSDILGCLLHEFPDLGPTRLPAGQGKASKEDTGHSLVPGKAQGTVDRGPHATTVRVGSKTEVAIEISDAKMEDGRLGSQQSMGKRGFSRSLLGTNSVFCVAPTQLYLKSVAATSAEITWVGSSHPHMVYLDDLECALTLAGVSRYTFHHLHPGTRYQVRVEVHPPWDLLPERWETMSSTITFNTPLAGPPDPPLDVLVERHASPGLLVVSWLPVTIDSAGSSNGVQVTGYAVYADGLKVAEVADATAGSILLEFSQLQLPPMCQNISVRTMSFCGESVDSVPAQIPHNCVTCLRLPEMSPFSCTCGDPSTGRMTFPICPQRLVLTPPRAKASPHSPGSCGEPQAKFLEAFPEEPPRRQSLKPRLSSDGEFPSAGSDSQAQRPTEARELSRKDQLFQKSPRNHRPPLPRGQSRGEEDQYRHMGTSQSPAAGVICRSPECGPRKEPCQEKAALEKVLRQKQNAPAFTPPQLGTSQQYVSDFCDILQEEAGRFGLWGREGREQRKELRRQSRPGQALGGKREGWFQEPSLALCPAPSSRVIRMSRGGDPPLGTRVDPPAKLFVALSDYIPLVMSATPEAAEEELTFRKGQLLRVWGSQDTHGFYRGEHDGQVGNIPRQLVDKMDTGTEWTGGRWHLLGQGYLPSVAHLDDFGGLGGPQGSFPLPQGSPRRPSLWIPKTMVAALDYDPRDGPAGGLVKGKMSLRVGDVVTVYGPADDKGFYYGESGGHRGLVSVHLLDHMSLQGERVQLPTGVVASSHLRPTGGPTTKPSSLCAQRPLHAPMLGTLGHPSPPGLEGSSA